From the genome of Vigna angularis cultivar LongXiaoDou No.4 chromosome 11, ASM1680809v1, whole genome shotgun sequence, one region includes:
- the LOC108332923 gene encoding isoprene synthase, chloroplastic has product MASLPCSLSSTQAPSISSTKLVHDANKHHTPFRTPPSFNPISSFTHQFIHSLPNNLLRENLEERAAELEEKVRLMMNATDMEPLSLLELVDDIERLGLFFRFQDWINKALLTLVSIENFKHRTTKTLHETALLFRILRRHGFHVSQDIFKNFKDEEGKFKAEICNDVEGMLSLYEASYLTLEGESLWEANAFSRTHLMNLMEERSMDAKMAEKVRHVLEGLPYHKSCCRLVAQHYINTYDKTEPHNLLFLELAKVEFNMEQSSYQNELKELSRWWSDIGLSKKLKFARDRLVEIFIWTVATFPEPQYAICRKVISKIAILITFLDDIYDIYGTLEELELFTNVIERWNVNSINTLPDYMVLCFLAIYNTVNGLAYDIFKERGTNCLPYLTKSLSDLCKAYLQEAKWFHNKIIPPFDKFLENARISIAAGFILTHVYFLISQDITEQVIHSLTNNDHDLLRSVYTNFRLSNDLGTSTDEIERGETSNSIVSYMHETGLPEEDVRQYFKTLMEKEWKNLNKYLIMDSIFPKSFVQVVINLVRSGHFIYQHGDGFGRQNNITKNTIKSVLLYPFQLMCHDDVEKIKF; this is encoded by the exons ATGGCAAGCCTTCCCTGCTCCTTGTCTAGCACACAAGCTCCTTCTATATCCTCAACCAAGCTCGTTCATGATGCCAACAAACATCATACACCATTCAGAACTCCACCTAGTTTCAACCctatttcttcttttactcATCAATTTATCCACTCCCTACCCAACAATCTCCTC AGAGAAAATCTGGAAGAAAGAGCAGCAGAGTTGGAGGAAAAAGTACGACTTATGATGAATGCAACAGACATGGAACCACTAAGCTTACTTGAACTGGTTGATGATATTGAACGCTTGGGACTGTTCTTCAGGTTCCAGGACTGGATAAACAAAGCCCTTCTCACACTTGTTTCAATTGAAAACTTCAAACACCGAACCACAAAAACTCTTCATGAAACCGCTCTTCTTTTTCGAATTCTCAGACGACATGGCTTTCATGTCTCCCAAG ACATTTTTAAGAATTTCAAAGATGAAGAAGGAAAATTCAAGGCTGAAATTTGCAACGATGTAGAAGGAATGTTAAGTTTGTACGAAGCATCATACTTGACCTTGGAAGGAGAAAGTCTTTGGGAGGCAAATGCATTTTCAAGAACACATCTGATGAATTTAATGGAAGAAAGATCAATGGATGCGAAAATGGCAGAAAAAGTTAGGCATGTATTGGAGGGGCTTCCTTATCACAAAAGTTGTTGTAGACTGGTGGCACAACACTATATTAACACGTATGATAAGACAGAACCGCATAATCTCTTATTCTTAGAACTTGCAAAGGTGGAATTCAACATGGAGCAGTCATCATATCAAAACGAGTTAAAAGAACTATCAAG GTGGTGGTCGGACATTGGCCTCTCAAAGAAACTAAAGTTTGCTCGAGACAGATTAGTAGAAATATTTATTTGGACGGTAGCAACTTTTCCTGAACCTCAATATGCTATCTGTCGCAAAGTAATCAGTAAGATAGCAATATTAATCACATTCCTCGATGATATATATGACATCTACGGTACTTTAGAAGAATTGGAGCTCTTCACAAATGTCATCGAAAG ATGGAACGTGAATTCCATAAACACTCTTCCAGACTACATGGTATTGTGTTTCCTAGCCATCTATAACACTGTTAATGGGTTGGCTTATGACATCTTTAAAGAACGAGGCACAAATTGTCTTCCTTACCTCACAAAATCT ttatctgatttgtgcAAAGCATACCTCCAAGAAGCAAAGTGGTTTCACAACAAAATCATTCCACCATTCGATAAGTTCCTAGAAAATGCAAGGATCTCGATCGCAGCAGGGTTTATTCTTACTCATGTTTACTTCTTGATCAGCCAAGACATCACAGAACAAGTGATTCACTCTCTAACTAATAATGACCACGACTTGTTGCGCTCTGTATACACCAATTTTAGGCTTAGCAATGATTTGGGAACATCAACG GACGAGATAGAGAGGGGTGAAACCTCCAACTCAATTGTCAGCTATATGCACGAAACTGGTCTTCCAGAAGAAGATGTCCGACAATacttcaaaactttgatggaGAAAGAATGGAAAAACTTGAATAAATACCTAATTATGGATTCTATATTCCCTAAATCTTTTGTTCAAGTTGTCATTAATCTCGTTCGGAGTGGTCATTTCATATATCAACATGGAGATGGATTTGGACGACAAAACAATATAACAAAGAACACAATTAAGTCAGTACTATTGTACCCGTTCCAACTAATGTGCCATGACGATGTTgagaaaataaagttttaa